ATTTATAAACTTCACtatttcattaattatttcaTCTGTGGTACTTACCCATCAGTGTATGTTCCCTGTGTTTGCATACATTAAAATACCAGTACTGATGACCAGAGCATATAAATGCAGCACTTTTCATATCTGACAATATATTTTGAAAgcacaaaacaaatcaaactgtttttaatttaggtctttatttttattgttttatttttcagccgTTGATTTTATGGTGATGTGATGctatattacatttttaagattCAGTTGAATTTAAGATTTTTTAATATAGCATCAAACTTTCTCCTCAAGTTGTTTTATACTGTAAGATAAAGATCCTACAGTAGCAGCAAGAAAACCCTGATAAATTAATAATCCCTTATAAGCAAGCACTaggtgacagtggggaggaaaaactccctttaacagggagaaacctccagcagaaccaggctcaggaagggacGGCCATCTGCCGCGGCCGGTGGGGTGTGATGGTAAAGATAATATGAGGAGACAAGATGAAGAATATAAGTTAAATTCTAATTACAtcgtttttaaataaaatatacatcaGATGTTAATTCTGAGGCCAGACTAGATTGctttaagattaaaaaaaaaaaaaaaaaaaaatcaagctgaCAATTTAGTCATCACTACTGCGTTTAAAGCAGCAGCTGAATGGCTTCTTTTAAGCTTTTAGCACTGCTGAAAAAAACCTGGCAGGCTTTCTTGGAGACACCAAGATGAATTGTTAGGCGCTTCAGTGCAACGAGGAATCCGACAAGGATGCCCTATTTCCCCAAAGCTTTTTATATTGGCAGCTTAATTGTTAACACTATTAATCAAAAATTCTAACAACATACAAGGAATATCAATTTTtaataaagattttaaaataagtgagtttgcagatgatacatTAGCTTTTTGAAAGATAAATCAATGGTAGATAAAACTTTAAGTATTGTCTCAATCTTCTCTAAAGCTTCTGGTTTATCTCTTAATATCAAAAACTGTGAACTCCCGATTCATACAAGGTTGGAGTCCTCAATTGCTTCAATTAGAGTTGAATCTGAAGTCAAATATTTAGGGCTGACAATATCTAAATGCCTCATTAGAAGAGAAGACACTAATATTTCTAACCGTATCATGGATATGAAGAAATCACAGAGACCTCACTATTATGGTAGAAACATCCTATCCAAAGCTGAAGGTATCTCCAAATTGATCTATCCTTGTCACTCTCTATATATCTCCtctaaaaacattaataatgCCAACACAGTTATTTTCCGATTTTTGTGGAAGAGTAAAACCCACTACATTAAAAGATTTCaggaatacaataaagttgGTATCAAAGCCCCAGAATTTGAATCCATGGTTGGCACCCTTAGaattaaatggttaaaatcttGTCTGTCACAGCCTGACTCCATTTGGTTTCACATACCAAGATCCTTGTTTAATAAAATAGGAGGTTTAGACTTTATTTTGTAATGTGAttttgaggtaaaaaaaaaaaaaaaaaaaaatcccaatcaAGTTATCACTTTCACAAACAGATTTTGCATTACTGGAAAATTATATTTACCAATAACTTCTCTCCTCAGAATTCAACCTTATGGGTGTTCTGCGctcacagacgggacagacagcGCGCAGCACCGCGCCTAATGATGTTTAAAAGATCCCAAAGCGCAAGTCCATCTTTTCAGACGAACTGCAAAATTATTTCCCTCGTACTGACCCAGCACTGGTAATTTTTCTTATACAGATGAGGCATTATTTCTGTACCATTATTTAATTCCAGAggcttttaggtttttttttttttttgcacttgttgacttgtaaaagcctgtatgacatattttatttcacaattCATTAACCCCACGGAGAAGGCATCgtttaaatgtgtttctttaAGCAAGTTCTTCACGACTGAGccaagtgtcctcttttttggaaatcaaaatatggtcacccTAATAGTTTCATCAAAGGCAAAATATTCCATAGCTATGATAGAATGGTTACTTGGAATGGTTCTAGTTGAGTTACTTCAAATAAATTTGATAAAGTTTACTCGAAATGTATGAAATGGCCTATTCTACCTAAAGTTAAAGAAACACGCtttaaaatccatccatccgcttacccttttcagggtcgcgggggggggggggggggtggagcctatcccagctgtcatagggtcgggcgagaggcggggtacaccctgcgacagactggcgacctgtccaaaTTCTTTATTCAAAATCTTTAAATACCATTTATCCTGAGGCAGaatttctaaaataaaataaaataaaataaaaaaaataaaaatttgtgtTTCTCTTTAATTTTCCCCTAATACTGTATGTTTTGTACTGTTCCAAATTCTTATTTGTATTATTACCTGTGTTATCCTCTTTGCGAGTTTGTATTTTGCAATtgctcaattaaaaaaaaaaaaaaaaaaaaaaagaaagaaaagaaaagaaaaaaaaaaacttttgaacCAAAAATTGGTGCACAACTCCCCGAGCAGCTCAGGAGACGCCTGCAGATCTACCAACACGTAAACGCAACGAAGCCGGtacaacaagaaaacaaatcagAAAGTCAAAGcctacatattattaaaaacaatatCCTGGGTGGTTTAAATACCAAAGCAACCTCGGCGTTAACTCGAGCCGCACTTTGATAACAAAGTTTCCGGCTTTTTCATCAGGCTATATTTACGGACAGCTATAGCCCGGCGCCGTGTTGGGGTATGGGGTTTTGTTTCCCTCAGTACAGTCTTGCAGGATTTCGGTCAGCGCTTCCCGACCATTCCTCGGCAAAGATAGACAGTATACCCTATAACCCATAATTAAgctgttatattttttattcaCTGTTAGAACCTTTTAAAGAAAGTTATTTAGACTAGCTTTTAATGTATCCCGGTCTTCTCTTAGCATGTATGATACTCCTAAGATAGACAGATGGCTAGACAGATGCGGTAAAAGACATCTTGTGctgggaaaaaaatgttttttgtttcgtTATGTTTTGCGTCTTTTTCATTACAGGGAGTCACTGCATTGTGTTCTATGTGTCTTTAAAAGATCTAAAGAAACtctgcaaaaaaagaagtgcCAGGCCTAAAAGAaattatctacagcagatgaacatcTGGAAGTTATAAAAATGcaattgaaagaaaaaaaatgcagcaaaaaCCTGACACTTTAGTTAATCCATCTCCAAATATATTTCACTAAAGGCTCATCACAAATATTCTCATGGGAAAGGTGGCAGAGCGAaatgaggtatgccaaattacaccagAAGTGGACTGaagagagtcccagatttaaacccagtgggagtattggcacatgtgattaggtagaggatcatcagaaGGTCCTTTTGCCcctcttttgggggggggggggggatgggatactcccactgggtttaaatctgggattCTCGGCCATttaaccttagaactgaagacgcttctcggatgagaggtgaaacgtcttcaagcaacttaaagaagtccagacgcttttctttccaagctccttagactgttGGGGAGCTTGTTAAAATCATTGATATCATTAATGCAGAAAAATACCATCATgttttgatccaccatgtaCTAACACCTGGaaagcattttcatttttttttttagcaatgatccaaacacacatgcatgagTAGAAAAACCATGATGGAGCactgtcagtcatggattggcctccccagaccgGGAAACTCAAAATTATTTAAGCAGTGTGGGACAAAACCCAGCCAAAAACCAAACGagaatgggttttttttttttttcgagaATGATTCATTAAGACTACTAACTGCTGCCGCACTTATTTcccattatatatatatatatatatatatatatatagtcatgGAGGTGACTAAAGTTGCTCCTTACCTTGCCATCGCTTCACGTTAACCCTGCACGGCGTCATATTTCAGGCTTCTGATTGGTCTAGCTCTGCAAAGGCGGGAGGGAACTATTGCCTGCGAGCCATTCCCCGGAGAAACAACGACAGCCCCATTGCTCATAGCATGACCGCTTTTTCGTGCCGGCTAAGGTGATCGCAACGTGCTTTACCCAGTCAACATGGCTTCAGACGAACCCAAAGCAAAGAAACCCAAACTCTCAGAGGAGGAGAAGCCCGAGCCTCCGCCCAAAGAGAATGCCGTCAAAATAAGGTGACCGAAGACTAAAAAAATATCCTTAATAACAGCGAGGAGACACGACCCTCCTCCCACGCTTCCAAGTTAAATGCTAATATATGTGCTATCAAACCTTAAAAGGTTGACACTgttagcctgtgtgtgtgtgagagagagacacacacacacgtgcacaaaaTCGCGAATTTAGGCATTGATTTGGGATGTTTTCGAGACCTCTGAAGCAGTTCAATGTTGGCGAGGTCGTAGCGTAAAGCAGCGGGTGCAAAGTCCTTtgatatttttgctttttgatAAGCAGGGCTTTAGCTAACTGTTGGCTCATAAAGCCTGCTGGGTTTGGGCACCTCTGCGGTGAAGCAAGCCCATCTAGCTGTGGCAGGTTTTAGGTTGTGGTCGAGCATGAGCACCACCAGAAAGCAATGTTGGGACTTGGTGTGGGACTCTGCACAGCTGCAGAGAAAGCTTACAAGAACCATCCCTTACCAGCTCCCAAAACACTCAATTGTGAAACAAGTCACATGGCGGTCATTGCAATGCTGTAGTGCTTCCACCATCACCACCCCCTCTGAAGAAATCTGATGGCTGCTGCTGATTACTACATTCACCTCATCTGCGGCACTCCAACAGCCCAATCAGCAGCACGCTTCTCACGGTGTAATTTGGCTTCAAATGAGTGAGTGAACTGAGCCTAGAGTCAGCAAGACAAGCCAATcaccacagagacacacacagccgTGGCCCTTGCCTCCAATCGGCCAGCTCCGAGTAGGAGGAGCTGTGTTTGCAGGGGTAAATCGATCTTCCTGCACACTGAGGTGAAATtgtcaagtttttttttaatgctttagcTCCCTCTTCAACCGGCTTTAGGTCGCCCAACAGGTTTATCAGTGTGCACACAAAGAGGAACAATATGTCTGCTGCAAGGTAAGAGCAAGCTTACGTTAGGGGAGTTGATCTAAAGGCAGGCATGGTTTAGTGTAATTGTCTGCACATGCCTAGTAATCATCTGACTACACATTGGAAATTATATATGTGCTGTAGGAGACAGTAGATACGATGCAGCAAATATCGACTGGACGGTTTTCCGAGACAGAAACCCATCTGTGTAGCGTAAGTCACCGTCAGGTCTTGGCGTCTCCCTGCTCTTTGCTTTTTTGAAAAAGCTGTTCTTTCGTATTAACTGTAAATCTTTGCCTTGGGCGAGAGTAGACAGAGAACCTTTATGGGCAAGTATGGTTCCATGTGTTCATGTGGAGGTGGCATCTCTGAAGAGCTGTGTTCAAAGACTTGCTCCAtctgggggagggggggttccCAAAAGcattgacaaagaaaaaaattgttCATATGAAGGGCACCTGTGAAAATGACACCAAGACTGAGATCTAAGGGCACGTGGTGGCAGCATGTGGATTATAATGCACGCACAGTTCAGTTTTTGCTTACAGGTGAAACAACTGTGGACTAACTCGCTGGCTGGATTTGGCAACCGATGTGCCCAACATGTTGACACAGAGTAGCGGTTCCTGTGGTGCTCTGAAATTCTgttatttgttttggttttttgtcagCATGTTTAGTTGTGATATTCAAGCTCTACTTTCGGTTGCTTGACCCAGAAAAAGAACAGACTACACAAGCAGCAGAAGCACACGCACACTGAGTGTACTGCTGTCCTGATGTTGCCACGTTGTGACGCCATAACAAAGTTACATGCATGACTGACTGGGTTTTGTAGTGCCTTCTGATGAGTCATGCATGTTTCCTATTTATGTCTCTTTGATTCGTGCTGTGCCTTAAGTCACATAATTAAAGTCAGGTGGAAACAGATCTTTTTTTGAATAGAAATAAAATGGCACGCTCACTGGAGTGAGCAATCATAAATTTTTAAGTCAGTGCAATTTGGCTTTCTGCATGTTTCTGAAATGCCTGAGCATTTGACAGATTGCTCAACCAGAGCAAAGGAGTAATGGATTTCCACTCCAGCTCAACTGTTAAGAGCACTTTATTAAAGTGAAGACAAATCGACGGGACTGAAACGATTTAATGTACAGATGACTTGTGAACGCTGTCGTATTAAAATTAAGAGATGTAGCTCAAAtctgtttgtctttatgttTCAGCACTAATTCACTCTTTGGGATGGGAAACCCCTTGCTGGACATTTGTGCCGTTGTGGACAAAGATTTCTTAGACAAGTAAGTATGAGAATTAGAATCACGAGTGCTTGTAATCCTGCCCTTTTGATTGGTCCAGTAATGAGTGGTAATAAAATAGTGCATATATATGTAAACACATACTTGGTAGAAGGTGTTTACTTCCAAAATAATACTGCTTTGCTGCTTATTCTAACCCCGATGTTATAAAGGAGAAAGAGTAACgaactgtgattttattttttactttttgcaaGTCACATAAGATCAATTGAAAGGGAGACATTTGGTATCAGCGAGGTCACATCAGTGACAGGCTGGAGGAGAAAGAGATTCCCTGATGTAATTTGATCAGGAGCAAGATGAGGACGATAAAGGGAAGCAGAGCACAGGAAGCGGCAGAGCTGTCTAATAATCAGCgtcagcagagctgtacgttcaGCAGATGCATTGCTTTAATGTATCCTGAAAAGAAACCGCACCCTGTTTGATCATCACGTGTATTTACATCACCAAAAACTCAGGACTTCAAAGATCCTGTAGAAGTTGTGATTATTACCTATGATGTAGAAATCCAGGGATTGTATTGACATGACACATTTAAATATTCTCTGTAGTAGTGGGAGCTATCAGCTGAGATCTGCTCAGAGTAGCCATGTTCTCTGTGAGTTGACCAAGACAGACGGGACAAAGGGCAGCTCAGCGTCCACTCATTAACCCCTTGCATAAACTCCTGGATTAGAGCTAAACCAGCCGACTGTAGCTCTAATTCAGTCCCACTTACAAAAAAGCACAACTACAACTGCACTTTAATCCCCAGCCTACCGTTGTGTGACCTCCCGTTAAGGAAACCATACCTTATTTAGCTTTAGTTGGGCTGAGATTATTTGAGCAAGAGGAAAACAAATCACACTTTCACAGGAAAAATGTGTGAACAGCACATTTGGAAGCTTTCCTACTGCACTTAAAATCCCGGCTCACATAAATGGCGTCCACATGcttgttatttctgttttatttgaaagtaattcttcttcttttttcttctctgattATTTGCAGGTACTCTCTGAAACCCAACGATCAGATCCTGGCTGAAGCCAAGCACAAAGAACTGTTAGTATCTCCTCTGTTGCAACATTCACTGTAGATTATGTAGGTTTTTGTAGAGCTCTTCCCATGTGGGTTTACCTAATCTTCAAACATGGCTTGTGTTCTGAATTCATACTGAGTTTGCACCCCTCTGCTCTGGAGCGGGCCAGTCAAAACAAGCGCACACTAGAAAGTGCCACGATTGACCTCTGTGCCTTCACATACAGCCAGTGGTAGAGCAGCAGATTCAGCGCAGTGAGACCATCTCATCCAATAGCAGACTGGGACACTTTTCCTCCCAGTCCCTCTGAGACAAGGGCCAGAAAGCAAACATTTAACATTATGAGATAAGAAAGTCATATGTGGCCTTGTGTGATTATACTGATGTTTTCCTACTCTTCACAGTTCAGTCTATATATGACAACAGGTTGTGCTTTAGTAATGGCAGGCACTTGCATGCACAACTCATTTTTGAGGACGAATGTTATTTGATGTCAACACATATTTAAATGACACTTTTTTGTATCAGTTTGTGATTGATATTGATCTGTGATGTGAACTAAGGGAATCATTGATCACTTACAAGAAGGTGCAAGTCCACACGTTTAATCTGCTAGTCTTGCTTCTTCTTAAGCCTCTCAGGCTGTGCTCGATTTAGTCCTCAGAAGCGTAACATGCAGgggatttcccccccccccccccccccccccccccccggtgaAGACGCCTCGGGGAACTGTTAGAGGGAGATAATTCCTACAATGGACAGTCACCCTTGCTCCATTTTTCTTCCCATCACCCTTTCTCCAACCTCTGGCTCAGTCTCAGGACCTTTAGCAACAGTGGGCCTGTTGTAGTTTCTGAAGAGAAGCAATAATgtccaaaagtcttgagctgcccctcatttctttctattttgcTTCCAAAGAGCCACGTTTTCTTGTAAttgttttaaagtggtcttgagcaataattcttcaggctttctgaaggtctgttAAGGCCGTCCTTACATCGATTTTTAATAAAGTCCTTGTACTCGATCTTTAaaccaatgttttttttctttgtttgttttattgttgtttaaatcacttaacactgacctatgaattatTTAAGGACAAAAAAGGTACCTAACTAAAGGAATGAATCAGAACCAAGGATTGTGCGTATACATAATAAAGAACTTAGAAaagagtctttttttaaattatgtccTTGGGTACTTTGTTACCAGCAGGCTACTGCAGACAAACATAATTTGTTCCCAgacataaaattgtatttttgcatcAACAAGATGAGTTATTAGCCAAACACCTGGCATAGGTTAGCATGCTGTACAGTGTGaccttgaggaaactggacaaaagaagaagcagcagagtTCTTAGACCAATATCTGAAACTAATGTTgttaagaaatatttttttaaaatcagcacctgagagatgcatctggccatTCAGTTAGTCCATCTACTGTAATACTCTTAGTGGATGGGTGGCTGTCCAGAagtcattcttaaggaagggaaatgcCAGATTTCACAAGAGGTTGACTAAAAAttagtggcaacaggtcttaaGGAGTGATGAATCAAACTTTCAgagtttgtgttcagattgtcaTCAATATGTACAcaagaggtcaggagagaggtacagcagtgagtgtctacagccatctgtggaGGCCCTGGTATCCTTTGATTCTGCTTTTCAACCAGTGGTTTTTGGGATTTTATCATAATTGATGAAATcataaatgcagaaaagtaccatcagctTTTGAGTTACCTGGAAAGTTTCTGATTGGTAACCGCTTCCCAAGCACTAcaagtcatggattggcctcctcagAGCAACACCCAAAGAAGtcttgaatgtccttcaagaagcctggcgACCTATCCCTGAAGactatttaaagaaaattaCAAGAAGTCTTTCCTGatagttcaggctgtgttgaagaatagaAGCGTTCATGTCAAGTACTGACTTTCAAGCTGATTAGAAGTGCACAAACGCACAGACCCCATTTTTGCCTTATCTACAGTATtaccatgtatgtttgcacatgatTTAGTCATTCACGGCACCTGTTGCGCATTTTCCTAGCAAATTAGAAGGTAACaaagtggctcaagacttttgcacagtactgtatttgAACATGCTGCCTCCGATACTCAcataaaccacaaaaacacattatggTGTGTAGGCTACATTTATGGAGCGTAAGATGGCAAATTCTCGTGCTTTAGCTGTAAACAGAACATTGAAGCGTGTCTGTGTTATATAACAGTGGTAAATGGTTCAGATAATATAATCAGTGGTCAGTCATGCACGTATTGTATACTTGACCTGGAAAAAATATGAGGCTGCTGTCTGCAGAGTCTAGTCTGATACGAAGGGATTTTACTGACTAAACCATCACCAGGCACGCTATAGAGGGAAACCCAATAAAAGAGGCAATTATGCAGTGTAATGCAAACCAGTTTAATGGCACTATGGTAATCACTGCCTGCAGAAAACTTTTGATATTCCCCAATAAGAGGCACATAAAtgcattttccttaaaaaacgTTTTTGAAAAATTGCAaactttgggggggggggggttgtctcCAGGACTCTTGAAGAGACTGCAAATAATGCTCTGTGCAGTGACGTCTACATGGAGATTGCCTTAAAAATATCACTTATCAGTGCACTGTTAGACCACTTAGATCAATAGTAAGTGGATTTCTGGTGGCCCAGGGAGGAATCAAAACAAGGAAAGTCAGCTCTGTTTCAACTGatagtcttttaaaaaaaatcagacataTCTTCATTTAATTGTGCTTTGGGTCATTTGAAAAACCAGGATTAGTTTGCACGCTGTGTTTCCAATCTTTATACTGAACTAAGCTTTACTACCATTAgatttcatgttattttcttcagcaaataaatatataaagtatATTTGATAAGGTGTAAACCTTTGGTGCCAAACACTGTTTGATCAGTCATCATTATTAATCCTTTGCTCTAGGTTTCAAACTTCTGATTAGTGATTGGCCCTATCTAGTTTGACACACTTTCCTTTTGGAAATGTCAGTCACacctttgtttctttctgtagGTTCGAGGAGCTGGTGAAGAAGTTCAAGGTTGAATACTACGCTGGAGGAGCCACACAGAACTCCATAAAGATCGCTCAGGTGAGATTCATTTGAAGTGTAAATGTTGCCCTCTGTGCGCAGGATGTACTGGCTGATATTGATGCGAGGTTTTGTTACTGTCTACAGTGGATGATCCAAGAACCTCATAAGGTGGGCACGTTCTTTGGCTGCATTGGCAAAGACAAGTTTGGAGagatcctgaagcagaaggCTGAGGAGGTGCACGTCGACGCCCACTACTACGAGCAGGACGAGGAGCCCACGGGGACATGTGCTGCTTGCATCACCGGAGATAACAGGTGGGTAATTGAATGTTAACAGCATGCAAACGCAGTGTGATCTAACCTGTTTATAAACCTGTGTTTCACTACTTTTCTGCTCTCAGGTCTTTGGTGGCTAACCTAGCTGCTGCTAACTGTTATAAGAAGGATAAACATCTAGACCTCGAGGAGAACTGGAAGCTGGTGGAAAAAGCTAAAGTCTACTACATTGCTGTAAGTATTACATCACTGTATGCTAATTTGTGCCACTTTAATGAAGCTTTAAGGTGGGCATGGAGTCATATCACAagcatctgttttgttttttgtccagtGGTTTGTAATTTAATTACTTTGTGAGGTCGTGGTCACATGGGCCTGGAGATGGTTGGTGACCACCTGGCAACCTCGAGTAAAGTTGTGGGCGGTGAGCATTTGAAGACAAGACAAGCGACTAGAGCAATCTCAGTGAAGCAGCATAAATTCCTTGCAACCAATGTCATCATGCAACTGCTTTCAGCCTGTAgcaactagagatggaccgatccgatattacgtatcggtatcggtccgatactgacctaaattactggatcggatatcggagaaaaataaaaaatgtaatccgatccattaaatatcacgaaagcacctcacaaaacttgcaacatgccataactcacctcagaacgttagcacgtcggagcagtatgcatcacgtgatagagcggctgtggcatgcgggacctgttggtggtctggatagcatttggagcttcgctagcaacccggcatttcatctccgacaaagttatccccgagagaagtaaagcaagtgtgtaagtccatctctgaatgtttgtaaagcattcctgcgttaagcttaacaagcgatatatggagcgactgcctcttcttgctgctacttcaatcatgaaactgcttaatgatcagctgatcggcttttctgtcccgagtccgtctctcttgtttgtttttggcccactttgcaccagaaagaggaaaccagcggctgaacaacagcagtacgtttaagcttgataagctgttgttagaatttatttaatattactttctacaccaggatctttttctacgtagctgacggctggtaactgtgcaggggcggatctagcaaagtttagccaggggggccgatagggcattaacagggaaaagggggcacaaagacatacttttctttcttattctcatttaaaatgtcaagcttttaataaataattatctgaatcttacaaccaaagttttaatttgatgtacaATGAATataagtccattactgtatatagtggctattaagtctaatatatatataccctagtaagctatagtactttttcctttgggaaggtaccatctgtgcagtctgcaattttgttgaagaaagatgttgaatctatttaatatttcttgaaaaataattgatttcggtgcattttttt
This is a stretch of genomic DNA from Maylandia zebra isolate NMK-2024a linkage group LG13, Mzebra_GT3a, whole genome shotgun sequence. It encodes these proteins:
- the adka gene encoding adenosine kinase isoform X1 → MASDEPKAKKPKLSEEEKPEPPPKENAVKISTNSLFGMGNPLLDICAVVDKDFLDKYSLKPNDQILAEAKHKELFEELVKKFKVEYYAGGATQNSIKIAQWMIQEPHKVGTFFGCIGKDKFGEILKQKAEEVHVDAHYYEQDEEPTGTCAACITGDNRSLVANLAAANCYKKDKHLDLEENWKLVEKAKVYYIAGFFLTVSLESILKVAKHASENNKLFCMNLSAPFICQFFKDNLMQVMPYVDVLFGNETEAAAFAKEQDFDTKDIKEIVRKAQALPKDNKKRQRVVVITQGKDETVMAQSDKIETFPVVKTDPKYIVDTNGAGDAFVGGFLSELVQEQPLDQCVKAAHYAANVIIQRAGCSFPEKPDFK